One part of the Paenibacillus silvisoli genome encodes these proteins:
- a CDS encoding ABC transporter permease: protein MNKTLLAGLIVTIVMLGASFFGQYFAPHDVTEQIEISYHVDDNGESELIVPPLSPNTSNPFGTDKYGIDMMAKLLAGAKYTIIASITVALVRIVIGGIIGLFLGYLSKDKPGRTSKVPIWNVLNGIPIFIIVWMIMIGVTMNPSASPLTMALILSVVLALVGIPSVASTVKEKTLVIREKQFILSAKSIGAGHWTIIRTHLFPHLKESFLILFVQEIVLILGLFGQLAIFNIFVGGTTMYFDPVEYVSRTNEWSGLIGQARNNLFIYQWILVIPLAAYIIFILGFHMISIGLEKLYKQKFSKYSHI, encoded by the coding sequence ATGAATAAAACATTGCTTGCCGGGCTGATCGTTACGATTGTCATGCTCGGCGCTTCGTTCTTCGGCCAGTACTTTGCTCCCCATGATGTAACCGAGCAAATCGAGATCTCCTACCATGTCGACGATAACGGGGAGAGCGAGCTCATCGTACCGCCATTATCGCCGAATACGAGCAATCCGTTCGGAACCGATAAGTACGGCATCGATATGATGGCAAAGCTTCTTGCCGGCGCAAAATATACGATTATCGCTTCCATAACGGTTGCGCTCGTTCGCATCGTCATAGGCGGGATCATTGGTCTCTTCCTCGGTTATCTGAGCAAAGACAAGCCGGGTCGCACCAGCAAAGTTCCAATTTGGAACGTGCTGAACGGCATTCCGATCTTTATTATTGTATGGATGATCATGATCGGCGTAACGATGAATCCGTCGGCTTCCCCGTTGACGATGGCGCTTATTCTTTCTGTCGTGTTAGCGCTCGTAGGCATCCCGTCCGTAGCATCGACCGTCAAAGAAAAAACGTTAGTCATTCGGGAGAAGCAGTTCATCCTCTCGGCCAAGTCGATCGGAGCCGGTCATTGGACGATCATCCGGACGCATCTGTTTCCGCATCTGAAGGAGAGCTTCCTCATCCTATTCGTGCAGGAAATCGTCCTCATCCTTGGCTTGTTCGGCCAGCTGGCGATATTCAATATTTTCGTCGGCGGCACGACGATGTACTTCGATCCCGTCGAATATGTCAGCCGCACGAACGAATGGAGCGGACTGATCGGACAAGCGCGAAACAACTTGTTTATTTATCAGTGGATCTTGGTTATTCCGCTGGCAGCCTACATTATCTTTATTCTCGGCTTCCACATGATCTCGATCGGATTGGAGAAGCTGTATAAGCAGAAATTTTCCAAATACTCTCATATTTAA
- a CDS encoding ABC transporter permease subunit: protein MTKVAQFTSIIVGILLFVLVFAMFPVVLQPDRMNGALQFHWSQGLSSISDYFKGFEGGQTFSFISGGTELSFWIEIGRSFSVTFTYMIIGAAIGMTIGILLGIYFSVTRAQWMKRLLELTSVLPDFVIVMLLQFLIVFIASETGLVVFQVASFSTDEPAVALPLISTIIIPAIYMIRNVSLHMNLTLTEDYISFAKARGLGKRYIIFYHALPNVLPYVKADLHKFMAILFGNLFIFEYLYNLSGITMLVFSNAFTQEGYQYNLVVNGIFALLLLYALIFAVLKLLVYGWGKVFAR from the coding sequence ATGACCAAAGTAGCACAGTTCACCTCCATTATCGTTGGCATTCTGCTGTTCGTCCTTGTTTTTGCGATGTTTCCCGTCGTCCTGCAGCCTGATCGTATGAACGGTGCGCTTCAATTCCACTGGTCGCAAGGCCTTTCAAGCATTAGCGATTATTTCAAAGGATTCGAAGGCGGCCAGACCTTCAGCTTCATATCCGGCGGTACGGAGTTATCGTTCTGGATCGAAATCGGCCGGAGTTTCTCGGTAACGTTTACGTATATGATCATCGGCGCCGCGATCGGGATGACGATCGGGATACTGCTCGGCATTTATTTCTCCGTTACGCGCGCGCAATGGATGAAACGGCTGCTGGAGCTGACGAGCGTGCTCCCGGATTTCGTTATCGTCATGCTGCTGCAGTTTCTTATCGTATTCATCGCTTCGGAGACCGGACTGGTCGTCTTCCAAGTGGCGAGCTTCTCGACCGACGAGCCGGCGGTTGCGCTTCCGCTCATATCGACGATCATCATTCCGGCGATCTACATGATCCGGAACGTCTCGCTTCATATGAACCTGACGCTGACCGAGGATTATATCAGCTTTGCGAAAGCCCGCGGTCTAGGCAAACGTTATATTATTTTCTATCATGCCCTGCCGAATGTGCTTCCGTACGTCAAAGCGGACCTCCATAAATTCATGGCCATTCTGTTCGGCAACCTGTTTATTTTCGAATATTTGTATAACTTAAGCGGGATCACGATGCTGGTCTTCTCCAATGCATTCACGCAGGAAGGCTATCAATACAACTTAGTCGTGAACGGGATATTCGCCCTGCTTCTTCTTTACGCCCTTATCTTTGCGGTATTGAAATTGTTAGTCTACGGCTGGGGGAAGGTGTTCGCGCGATGA
- a CDS encoding protein adenylyltransferase SelO, giving the protein MSENQSTMEAGWNLDNSYARLPETFYTLQNPAASRAPKLVVLNEKLAAELGLRAEALRGEEGIAVFAGNRVPDGATPLAQAYAGHQFGHFNMLGDGRALLISEQITPQGDRFDIQLKGSGVTPYSRRGDGRAAVGPMLREYIISEAMSALGIPTTRSLAVVTTGTEIIRDTVQPGAILTRVAASHIRVGTFQYAANWGSLEELRALADYTIARHYPEAAEDERPYVRLLQSVISRQAKLIAKWQLVGFIHGVMNTDNMALSGETIDYGPCAFMDAYDPATVFSSIDSQGRYAYRNQPGIGAWNLARFAETLLPLLHETEAEAVSLAEEAIAGFAEQFHHHWLTGMRGKLGLFGEEEADEALFDDLLRLMHHHQADFTNTFRALTLGKPEDTAMFGSTGFTDWQERWQARRGRQQESLEASHLLMKSSNPAIIPRNHRVEAALEAAASQQDYSVTEKLVAVLSNPFAYTPEQEEYTDLPEPSSCRYRTYCGT; this is encoded by the coding sequence ATGTCAGAGAATCAATCGACGATGGAAGCGGGATGGAACCTAGACAATAGTTACGCCCGTCTGCCGGAAACTTTTTATACGTTGCAAAATCCAGCGGCTTCGCGGGCACCGAAGCTGGTCGTACTCAATGAGAAGCTTGCGGCCGAGCTTGGTCTGCGGGCCGAAGCGCTTCGAGGCGAGGAAGGCATCGCCGTATTCGCCGGCAACCGGGTTCCCGATGGCGCGACGCCGCTTGCCCAAGCTTATGCCGGACATCAATTCGGACATTTCAATATGCTGGGGGACGGCCGGGCGCTATTGATCAGCGAACAGATTACGCCGCAAGGCGATCGGTTCGACATTCAGTTGAAAGGCTCCGGCGTCACGCCGTATTCAAGGCGCGGCGATGGGCGGGCAGCGGTGGGACCGATGCTGCGCGAATACATTATAAGTGAAGCGATGTCCGCGTTAGGCATCCCTACGACGCGAAGCTTAGCCGTTGTGACGACCGGCACGGAAATTATCCGCGATACGGTGCAGCCTGGAGCGATTTTGACACGGGTGGCGGCGAGCCACATCAGGGTCGGCACGTTCCAGTACGCCGCGAATTGGGGCAGTCTGGAGGAGCTTCGCGCGCTCGCTGATTATACGATCGCGCGTCATTATCCGGAAGCTGCGGAGGATGAACGGCCGTATGTCCGTTTGCTTCAATCGGTCATTAGCAGGCAGGCGAAGCTTATTGCGAAATGGCAGCTGGTCGGTTTCATCCATGGCGTCATGAATACCGACAACATGGCGCTAAGCGGCGAAACGATCGATTACGGACCGTGCGCGTTCATGGATGCTTATGATCCGGCGACGGTGTTCAGCTCCATCGACTCGCAGGGCCGTTATGCATACCGGAATCAACCGGGAATCGGGGCTTGGAATCTTGCGCGGTTCGCGGAAACGCTGCTGCCGCTGCTGCATGAAACGGAAGCCGAGGCGGTCAGCTTGGCGGAAGAGGCGATCGCCGGCTTCGCGGAGCAGTTCCATCATCATTGGCTGACGGGCATGAGGGGCAAGCTCGGGCTTTTCGGAGAAGAAGAAGCAGACGAAGCGCTATTCGACGACTTGCTGCGCTTGATGCATCATCATCAAGCCGATTTTACGAATACGTTTCGCGCGCTTACGCTCGGGAAGCCGGAGGATACGGCGATGTTCGGCTCTACCGGTTTTACGGATTGGCAGGAGCGCTGGCAGGCCAGACGTGGCAGACAGCAGGAGTCGCTTGAAGCGTCTCATCTATTAATGAAGAGCAGCAACCCTGCGATTATTCCGCGCAATCACCGCGTTGAGGCCGCGCTTGAAGCGGCCGCGTCCCAGCAGGATTATAGCGTCACGGAGAAGCTCGTTGCGGTGCTTTCGAATCCGTTCGCTTACACGCCTGAGCAAGAGGAATATACGGATCTGCCCGAGCCGTCGTCTTGTCGGTATCGGACCTATTGCGGGACGTAA
- a CDS encoding SDR family oxidoreductase — MTNSKAQASLDGKVAFITGAGSGIGRAAALRLAAEGARIAVVDLKEERVLDVKSRIEEAGGEAIAIEADVSKPEDVERAVKQAADKWDRLDVVFANAGINGTLAPIETMKPEDWSTTLDINLKGTFLTVKYAIPLLKKNGGSVIITSSVNGNRVFSNIGMSAYSTSKAGQVAFMQMAALELAQFGIRVNAICPGAIKTNIGQNTHPVPELEEVQIPVEYPEGDQPLEGGPGRAAQVGYLVLFLASDASKHITGTPIYIDGAESLLHG; from the coding sequence ATGACCAATTCGAAAGCACAAGCCAGTCTGGACGGCAAAGTCGCGTTCATCACGGGTGCAGGCTCCGGAATCGGAAGAGCGGCGGCGCTGCGTCTGGCGGCGGAAGGCGCGCGGATCGCGGTCGTCGATTTGAAGGAAGAGCGAGTATTGGACGTGAAGAGCCGAATCGAGGAGGCCGGGGGAGAGGCGATCGCGATTGAGGCCGATGTTTCAAAGCCGGAGGATGTCGAGCGTGCTGTCAAACAAGCCGCGGATAAATGGGACCGCCTCGATGTCGTGTTTGCCAATGCAGGCATTAACGGCACGCTAGCTCCGATCGAAACGATGAAGCCCGAGGATTGGAGCACGACGCTCGACATTAATTTGAAGGGGACGTTTCTGACCGTCAAATATGCGATCCCGCTGCTCAAGAAGAACGGCGGCAGCGTCATTATTACGAGCTCCGTCAACGGCAACCGCGTCTTCTCGAATATCGGCATGAGCGCATACAGCACGTCAAAGGCTGGACAAGTCGCGTTCATGCAGATGGCGGCGCTTGAGCTGGCGCAATTCGGCATTCGCGTCAATGCCATTTGTCCGGGCGCGATCAAGACGAATATCGGTCAAAATACCCATCCGGTGCCCGAGCTGGAGGAGGTCCAAATTCCGGTCGAATATCCGGAAGGCGACCAGCCGTTGGAAGGCGGGCCGGGAAGAGCCGCCCAGGTCGGCTATCTCGTGCTGTTTCTTGCCTCGGACGCGTCGAAGCATATTACCGGTACGCCAATTTACATCGATGGAGCGGAGTCGCTGCTTCATGGATAG
- a CDS encoding phytanoyl-CoA dioxygenase family protein, which produces MNTKERYLFDLQGYLVIENVLSPEVLERMNRAVDERAGQPGDSILQWGEDFRTLIDDTKLNPYLDEILGPSYRLDHEYAIIHRKGAPKLGLHGGGIPYDPGQYYTVRGGRVYSGLTVVSYALTDIGPDDGGFCCIPGSHKSNFPTPKEFLDYSDIGPTVHVPQKAGDVLIFSEALTHGTFPWQAAHERRSMLYKFAPAMISWAEYSREQSLLDQLTDEQKERMLPPASLGYRYFGY; this is translated from the coding sequence TTGAACACCAAAGAGCGTTATCTATTCGATTTGCAAGGCTATTTAGTCATTGAGAACGTCCTGTCCCCCGAGGTGCTTGAGCGGATGAACCGCGCCGTTGACGAGCGCGCCGGCCAGCCGGGAGATTCCATCCTGCAGTGGGGCGAAGATTTCCGCACGCTGATCGACGACACGAAGCTGAACCCGTATTTGGATGAAATTCTCGGGCCAAGCTACCGGTTGGATCACGAGTATGCGATCATTCACCGGAAAGGCGCACCGAAGCTGGGACTGCACGGCGGCGGCATTCCTTACGATCCGGGTCAATATTATACGGTCCGCGGCGGCCGCGTGTACAGCGGACTTACAGTCGTATCTTATGCGTTGACCGATATCGGTCCTGACGACGGCGGCTTCTGCTGCATTCCGGGCAGCCATAAATCGAATTTCCCGACGCCGAAAGAGTTTCTCGATTATTCGGATATCGGTCCAACCGTGCATGTGCCGCAAAAAGCGGGAGACGTACTCATTTTCTCGGAAGCGCTCACACACGGCACGTTCCCTTGGCAGGCTGCGCATGAGCGCCGCTCGATGCTCTATAAATTCGCGCCCGCGATGATTTCCTGGGCGGAATATTCGCGCGAGCAAAGCTTGCTCGATCAGCTGACCGATGAGCAGAAGGAACGCATGCTGCCGCCGGCTTCGCTCGGATACCGCTATTTCGGCTATTAA
- a CDS encoding phytanoyl-CoA dioxygenase family protein, with translation MSPITRFELTQDMVEQFYREGYFYAPGFLTAEAVAAINNEHAEFANRKGDGTWQSQNIIDIDKAKPSFPNTTDFLTDPAVVSMLEQLLGDRVRIWMGMYAVVEPHGNGLEWHQDNQYTHILGHMLNGFIALDAITQDNAGLWLAPGSHRLGRQPNLKPEGGHKRAAEPANGMPCEPMAPGDAVFFHRETLHHSKQNHTDKPRRAYAFQVAAASCRYAATGKLLEDRMLLSGYRS, from the coding sequence ATGTCGCCGATCACGAGGTTTGAACTTACGCAGGACATGGTGGAGCAATTTTACCGGGAAGGCTACTTCTATGCGCCGGGTTTCCTAACGGCTGAGGCCGTGGCTGCGATCAATAACGAGCATGCCGAGTTTGCCAATCGGAAAGGAGACGGGACGTGGCAGAGCCAAAACATCATCGACATCGATAAAGCGAAGCCGAGCTTCCCGAATACGACTGATTTCCTGACAGATCCTGCGGTTGTTTCCATGCTGGAACAGCTGCTGGGCGACCGGGTTCGGATCTGGATGGGGATGTACGCAGTCGTTGAGCCGCATGGTAATGGGCTTGAATGGCATCAGGACAATCAGTATACGCACATTCTCGGCCATATGCTGAACGGCTTCATTGCGTTAGACGCTATTACGCAGGACAATGCCGGCTTGTGGCTTGCGCCAGGCTCGCACCGGTTGGGCAGGCAGCCCAACCTGAAACCGGAGGGCGGTCATAAACGCGCGGCCGAACCGGCGAACGGCATGCCTTGCGAGCCTATGGCGCCCGGCGATGCGGTATTCTTTCACCGCGAAACGCTGCATCACAGCAAGCAGAATCATACCGATAAACCGCGGCGCGCGTATGCGTTTCAAGTGGCTGCGGCGAGCTGCCGTTATGCGGCTACCGGCAAGCTGCTGGAGGACCGGATGCTGTTGTCCGGATACCGGAGCTAG
- a CDS encoding amino acid permease → MSLFRKKSISSLLSEPSGKGGGLKKALGAFDLTMLGVGAVIGTGIFVLTGVAAAKYAGPALVISFILAGLACVFTALCYAEFASSVPVSGSAYTYSYAVFGEFIAWILGWALILEYGLASSAVASGWSGYLQGLLDGFGIKLPQALSGAFNPGDGTYVDLPAMLIIFLITLVLTRGVKESARMNMVMVIIKVAVVLLFIGVGVWYVKPENWTPFMPFGFDGVAAGAATIFFAYIGFDAVSTAAEEVKQPQRDMPIGIIASLLICTALYIIVSLILTGIVPYKELDVSNPVSFALDYIGQDWVAGFISVGAITGITTVLLVLLFGQTRLFFAMSRDGLLPKALSTVNEKRQTPMVGSWVTAVLGGTFAGFVPLHRLAELTNIGTLFAFLVVSLGVIVLRKTQPDLKRGFRVPLVPLIPILGAISCAYLMLQLKAFTWVCFGIWLSIGLIIYFAYGYRHSELRRSRAN, encoded by the coding sequence ATGAGCTTATTTCGCAAAAAATCCATTTCCTCCTTGTTGAGCGAACCGTCAGGCAAAGGCGGCGGGCTCAAAAAAGCACTAGGTGCGTTTGACTTGACGATGCTTGGCGTCGGTGCGGTCATTGGGACCGGCATCTTCGTTCTGACAGGCGTCGCGGCGGCCAAATATGCCGGCCCGGCGCTCGTCATTTCGTTCATCTTGGCCGGCTTGGCATGCGTGTTCACGGCATTGTGCTACGCGGAGTTCGCGTCCAGCGTGCCGGTCTCGGGAAGTGCCTACACGTACAGCTACGCGGTGTTCGGCGAGTTTATCGCTTGGATTCTCGGCTGGGCGCTTATTCTGGAGTACGGACTTGCCAGCTCGGCGGTCGCCAGCGGCTGGTCCGGTTATTTGCAGGGGCTGCTGGACGGGTTTGGCATCAAGCTGCCGCAGGCGCTCTCAGGCGCGTTCAACCCCGGCGATGGCACGTACGTCGATTTGCCTGCCATGCTCATCATTTTCCTCATCACGCTTGTGTTGACTAGAGGCGTTAAGGAATCGGCGCGAATGAACATGGTCATGGTTATCATCAAAGTAGCGGTCGTGCTCTTGTTCATCGGCGTCGGCGTCTGGTATGTCAAACCGGAAAATTGGACGCCGTTCATGCCGTTCGGGTTTGATGGCGTCGCGGCTGGAGCGGCTACGATCTTCTTCGCTTACATCGGCTTCGATGCGGTATCGACCGCCGCGGAAGAAGTGAAACAGCCGCAGCGCGACATGCCGATCGGCATCATCGCGTCGCTGCTTATCTGCACGGCACTCTATATCATCGTTTCCCTGATTCTCACCGGCATCGTGCCGTACAAGGAGCTCGACGTCAGCAATCCGGTTTCGTTCGCGCTTGACTATATCGGTCAAGATTGGGTTGCCGGCTTTATTTCGGTCGGGGCGATAACGGGGATTACGACGGTGCTGCTTGTCCTGCTGTTCGGACAGACGAGGCTGTTCTTCGCGATGAGCCGCGACGGCTTGCTGCCGAAGGCGCTGTCGACCGTCAACGAGAAGCGGCAGACGCCGATGGTCGGCAGCTGGGTGACGGCCGTACTCGGCGGCACCTTCGCAGGCTTCGTTCCGCTGCATCGGCTTGCAGAGCTGACGAATATCGGCACGTTGTTCGCGTTTCTCGTCGTGTCGCTCGGCGTCATCGTGCTGCGGAAGACGCAGCCGGACTTGAAGCGCGGCTTCCGCGTGCCGCTTGTCCCGCTCATCCCGATTCTCGGGGCAATCTCATGCGCGTATCTGATGCTGCAGCTGAAAGCTTTTACATGGGTCTGCTTCGGCATTTGGCTGTCGATCGGGCTTATCATCTACTTCGCATATGGGTATAGGCACAGCGAGCTCAGACGCAGTCGGGCCAATTAA
- a CDS encoding DNA-3-methyladenine glycosylase I, giving the protein MACRRCAWVNEDPLYIDYHDHEWGVPVHDDRLLFEMLVLEGAQAGLSWYTVLKKREGYRQAFDGFDPHIIASYDEAKVEALMLNEGIIRNRLKIQSAITNARSFLKVCEEYGSFDKYIWQFVGYQPIRNRWATIREVPATTPESDAMSKALKKRGFKFVGSTICYAYMQACGMVNDHPLDCDFGN; this is encoded by the coding sequence ATCGCATGCAGACGGTGCGCCTGGGTGAATGAGGATCCGCTTTACATCGATTATCACGATCATGAATGGGGCGTCCCGGTTCATGACGACCGGCTCTTATTCGAAATGCTGGTGCTCGAAGGAGCGCAAGCCGGCTTGAGCTGGTATACGGTGCTGAAGAAGCGCGAAGGGTATCGGCAAGCGTTCGACGGCTTCGATCCGCATATCATCGCTTCATATGACGAAGCCAAGGTTGAAGCGTTAATGTTGAACGAAGGCATTATCCGCAACCGGTTGAAAATTCAATCCGCGATCACGAACGCGCGGAGCTTCTTGAAGGTTTGCGAAGAATACGGCAGCTTCGATAAATATATCTGGCAGTTCGTCGGATACCAGCCGATTCGCAACCGCTGGGCGACGATCCGCGAAGTGCCGGCAACGACGCCGGAATCGGACGCGATGAGCAAGGCGCTAAAGAAACGCGGCTTCAAATTCGTCGGCTCGACGATTTGCTATGCCTATATGCAAGCTTGCGGCATGGTGAACGACCATCCGCTCGATTGCGATTTTGGGAACTAA